In one Corallococcus sp. EGB genomic region, the following are encoded:
- a CDS encoding DMT family transporter: MGASATGAVTPPLGRVYSALALQVLISAGTYLAAKRAMTELSPFTVVLWRFLVCGAAFVTLLALTPGPKLPPRSAWTRVVLLGLMGGPVNQTLFFSGLSRSTAAHAALFYALTPLGVYVASLVLGRERASTRTTAGILTALAGVVVLLLGRGLASARGTLEGDLLILAAVVAWVVYTTEGKPLASEHGALRATAWTMTVATALQLPLVPFVLEPSAVWAASALAKGSIVYLGLMTSVVAYLLWYYALSKVPASRVAIFSNLQPAVTALVAWLFLEEALHWELALGGALVLVGVRLTQGAPVKAAPVVVRAG, from the coding sequence ATGGGCGCTTCTGCAACTGGAGCCGTGACGCCGCCGCTCGGGCGGGTGTACTCCGCGCTGGCGTTGCAGGTGCTGATCAGCGCGGGCACGTACCTCGCCGCCAAGCGGGCGATGACGGAGCTGTCGCCCTTCACGGTGGTGCTGTGGCGCTTCCTCGTCTGCGGCGCCGCGTTCGTGACGCTGCTCGCGCTGACGCCGGGGCCCAAGCTGCCGCCGAGAAGCGCGTGGACGCGCGTGGTGCTGCTGGGGCTGATGGGCGGGCCGGTGAACCAGACGCTGTTCTTCTCCGGCCTGTCGCGCTCCACGGCGGCGCACGCGGCGCTCTTCTACGCGCTCACGCCGCTGGGCGTGTACGTGGCCAGCCTGGTGCTGGGACGGGAGCGCGCGTCCACGCGCACGACGGCGGGCATCCTCACGGCGCTGGCGGGCGTGGTGGTGCTGCTGTTGGGCCGGGGGCTGGCGAGCGCGCGGGGCACGCTGGAGGGAGACCTGCTCATCCTCGCGGCGGTGGTGGCGTGGGTGGTCTACACGACGGAGGGCAAGCCGCTGGCCTCCGAGCACGGGGCGCTGCGCGCGACGGCGTGGACGATGACCGTTGCCACCGCGTTGCAGCTGCCGCTCGTGCCGTTCGTGCTGGAGCCCTCGGCGGTGTGGGCCGCCAGCGCCCTGGCGAAGGGCTCCATCGTGTACCTGGGGCTGATGACGTCCGTGGTGGCGTACCTGCTCTGGTACTACGCGCTGTCGAAGGTGCCCGCGTCGCGCGTGGCCATCTTCTCCAACCTGCAACCGGCGGTGACGGCGCTGGTCGCGTGGCTCTTCCTGGAGGAGGCGCTGCACTGGGAGCTGGCGCTGGGAGGCGCGCTGGTGCTCGTGGGCGTGCGGCTGACGCAGGGCGCGCCGGTGAAGGCCGCGCCGGTGGTGGTGCGCGCGGGCTGA